A part of Silvimonas soli genomic DNA contains:
- a CDS encoding ABC transporter permease has translation MSHQPSPRNPYRWFADPLPWALLVLVSLMFGMPLLTPVFKALFPELQRPLYLQDTFPALVAAHISIVAISSAISIVVGVGAGVFVTHSIGRDFRPLVETVVAIGQTFPPVAVLAVAVPIIGFGTQPALIALALYGLLPIVQSTIAGIESVPEPVSEAARGLGMSRWRILTQVELPLALPVLLAGVRTSVIINIGTAAIASTVGAKTLGSPIIVGLSGFNTAYILQGALLVGLLAVVTDLAFDRLLQRLEHWRHAGEEKRTPAKTSPVLGGSRARRGGQTGQLPPDKA, from the coding sequence ATGAGCCATCAGCCCAGCCCGCGTAATCCTTATCGCTGGTTTGCGGACCCGTTGCCGTGGGCGCTCCTGGTGTTGGTGTCGCTGATGTTTGGCATGCCGCTGCTCACGCCAGTGTTCAAAGCGTTGTTCCCGGAACTGCAACGCCCGCTGTATCTGCAGGATACTTTTCCCGCCCTGGTGGCGGCGCATATCAGTATTGTGGCGATCTCCAGTGCCATCTCGATTGTGGTGGGCGTAGGCGCGGGGGTGTTCGTCACCCACAGCATTGGCCGGGACTTTCGCCCGCTGGTAGAAACGGTGGTCGCCATTGGCCAGACTTTTCCGCCCGTCGCCGTCCTGGCCGTGGCGGTTCCCATTATTGGTTTCGGCACGCAGCCGGCGTTGATCGCACTGGCCTTGTACGGCTTGCTGCCGATTGTTCAGAGCACTATCGCCGGGATCGAATCCGTGCCAGAACCGGTCAGCGAAGCGGCGCGCGGTCTGGGCATGAGCCGCTGGCGGATATTGACCCAGGTCGAGTTGCCGCTCGCTCTGCCGGTGTTACTGGCTGGCGTACGCACTTCCGTGATTATCAATATCGGCACGGCAGCGATTGCTTCGACCGTGGGCGCAAAAACCCTGGGGTCGCCAATTATTGTCGGTCTGAGTGGCTTCAACACAGCGTATATCCTGCAGGGCGCCTTGCTGGTCGGCTTGCTGGCCGTTGTGACTGACCTTGCGTTCGACCGCTTGCTGCAACGGCTGGAACATTGGCGGCACGCGGGTGAGGAAAAGCGGACACCGGCCAAAACGTCACCGGTATTGGGTGGTTCGCGCGCGCGCCGCGGCGGGCAAACCGGTCAGTTACCGCCGGATAAAGCATGA
- the osmF gene encoding glycine betaine ABC transporter substrate-binding protein OsmF, whose protein sequence is MNLRFSRRALLGTAFALLVASAGAQADGAVRVGSKIDTEGSLLGNLILQVLQAQGIKTENKIQLGNTKVVRGALTAGEIDIYPEYTGNGAFFFSDEKNPAWRNAKTGYEKVKALDFDKNKIVWLEPAPANNTWAIAIRQDVASKNKLKSLADLGKWISAGGQFKLAASAEFIERPDALPAFESAYGFTLKQDQLLTLAGGDTTVTIKAAAEQTSGVNAAMAYGTDGPVAALGLVTLDDPKGIQPIYAPAPVIRAETLAKYPKIKDALAPVFKTLDSRTLQTLNAKIAIEGQDAKKVAADYLKSKGFVK, encoded by the coding sequence ATGAACTTGCGTTTTTCTCGCCGGGCACTGCTTGGCACCGCCTTTGCCCTGCTGGTTGCGTCTGCCGGAGCGCAAGCCGACGGCGCAGTGCGCGTTGGCTCCAAGATTGATACCGAAGGCTCGTTGCTGGGCAATCTGATTTTGCAGGTGTTACAAGCGCAAGGGATCAAAACCGAGAACAAGATCCAGCTGGGCAATACCAAGGTGGTGCGCGGGGCGCTGACTGCGGGCGAGATTGATATTTATCCCGAGTACACCGGTAACGGCGCGTTCTTTTTTTCTGATGAGAAAAACCCGGCCTGGCGTAATGCCAAAACCGGCTATGAAAAAGTGAAAGCGCTGGATTTTGATAAAAACAAAATCGTCTGGCTGGAGCCTGCCCCAGCTAATAACACTTGGGCTATTGCCATTCGCCAGGATGTGGCCAGCAAGAACAAGCTCAAATCTCTGGCTGATCTGGGCAAATGGATTTCCGCTGGCGGTCAGTTCAAACTGGCGGCATCGGCCGAATTTATCGAGCGCCCGGACGCCCTGCCCGCATTTGAATCTGCCTATGGCTTTACGCTGAAACAAGATCAATTGCTGACGCTGGCGGGTGGCGACACCACGGTGACGATCAAGGCCGCTGCCGAGCAGACTTCTGGGGTGAACGCCGCGATGGCGTACGGTACCGACGGCCCGGTGGCGGCGCTGGGTCTGGTCACGCTGGATGACCCGAAAGGCATTCAGCCCATTTACGCTCCGGCACCAGTTATCCGAGCCGAAACGTTGGCCAAATATCCCAAGATCAAGGATGCGCTCGCCCCCGTATTCAAAACGCTGGATAGTCGCACCCTGCAAACCCTCAACGCCAAAATCGCCATTGAGGGGCAGGACGCCAAAAAGGTGGCTGCGGATTATCTGAAAAGCAAAGGCTTTGTGAAGTAA
- a CDS encoding sensor domain-containing diguanylate cyclase, whose translation MFTDTSSSTTVYLLTERDSILAPVCKQLAVFGFEVIPFDHATALLAAMHGKAPFAVIVDGETPGLDLDFHVPLIKRLAKGPLFLSSVGEPVSRQIALLRLGVTDFVARPLPLQKLVARLDELLDQRRPEPFRVLVVDDSESMLRWLDKVLRGAGMEVFKTRSPLDVLLLMERHRPEIIILDVYMPECSGDEMAHIIRQQPRYDGIPIIFFSTEVSRNKQLVARSMGGDDFLVKDTPPDELVTAVSITCERYRRLRQWMTRDSLTLLLNHSTLVEQLEQAVQVCQRNREHLTFAMIDIDHFKSVNDQYGHLTGDHVIQSLARMLRHTAPTQALIGRYGGEEFGIALPGIAPVLASRYIDAVRQQFKAFPQSGNETVFSSTFSAGVSTLAAGMTTQQLMENADLALYQAKRNGRNQVVLFNEAEHHAPPVTPGRRIDDPPGR comes from the coding sequence TTGTTTACAGATACATCGTCTTCTACCACCGTTTATTTGCTGACCGAGCGCGACTCAATTCTGGCGCCGGTATGCAAGCAACTGGCGGTGTTCGGTTTTGAGGTCATTCCATTTGATCATGCCACGGCCTTGCTGGCCGCCATGCATGGCAAAGCCCCATTTGCAGTCATCGTGGATGGTGAAACGCCAGGGCTTGATCTGGATTTTCATGTGCCGTTGATCAAACGGCTGGCGAAAGGGCCGCTGTTTTTGTCTTCGGTGGGCGAGCCGGTGTCGCGGCAGATTGCCTTGTTGCGCTTGGGGGTGACTGACTTTGTGGCGCGGCCATTGCCGCTGCAAAAGCTGGTGGCACGGCTGGACGAGTTGCTGGATCAGCGTCGTCCGGAGCCTTTTCGGGTGCTGGTGGTGGATGACTCCGAAAGCATGCTGCGCTGGCTGGATAAAGTGCTGCGCGGGGCGGGGATGGAAGTATTCAAAACCCGTAGTCCGCTGGACGTGTTGCTGTTGATGGAGCGCCACCGGCCAGAAATCATCATTCTGGATGTGTATATGCCCGAATGCTCTGGCGACGAGATGGCGCACATCATTCGCCAGCAGCCGCGTTATGACGGCATTCCCATTATCTTTTTCTCTACCGAAGTCAGTCGCAACAAGCAGTTGGTAGCGCGCAGCATGGGCGGCGACGACTTCCTGGTCAAAGACACCCCGCCTGACGAACTGGTGACCGCGGTGTCGATTACCTGCGAACGTTATCGGCGTTTGCGGCAATGGATGACGCGCGACAGCCTGACGTTGTTACTGAACCATTCCACTTTGGTCGAGCAACTGGAACAAGCGGTGCAGGTGTGTCAGCGTAATCGTGAGCACCTGACCTTTGCCATGATCGATATCGATCACTTCAAATCGGTGAATGACCAATACGGCCATTTGACTGGCGATCATGTCATTCAGAGTCTGGCCCGCATGTTGCGCCACACAGCGCCCACGCAGGCATTGATCGGGCGTTACGGCGGTGAGGAGTTTGGTATTGCTTTGCCGGGCATCGCACCGGTGCTGGCCTCGCGCTATATCGACGCGGTGCGCCAGCAGTTCAAGGCTTTTCCACAAAGTGGCAACGAGACCGTGTTCAGCAGCACCTTCAGCGCGGGCGTATCGACGTTGGCTGCCGGTATGACCACGCAGCAACTGATGGAAAACGCCGATCTGGCGCTGTATCAGGCCAAGCGCAATGGCCGTAATCAGGTGGTGCTGTTCAACGAGGCTGAACACCACGCACCGCCGGTGACGCCAGGGCGCCGGATTGACGACCCGCCTGGCAGGTAG
- a CDS encoding ABC transporter permease — MYIKNRVLLVLWIAGALAAWGLPFLTHAPNRLVTGTGISLWAVINSWRAMLWLPALALAAAVFAKPGRLLDWLVVLAATLLIAGLVGIAGAEATRLATTDSAYSRTSFGGSFWLLVMLAWLAAADALGHLKLRPARAIVAGLLVLAPLLVLLLSGKLDDLSVLKEYTNRQDVFNDALLRHLEIVAATLVPTLLISIPLGVAAFRRDRLRAPLFAVLNVIQTIPSIALFGLLIAPLAALAAHVPVLASVGISGIGMTPAVIALTLYSLLPMVRSTSAGLAQVPAAVIEAAKGMGLSRRQVFWQVEVPLALPVLLSGLRITTVQAIGLTTVAALIGAGGFGAIMFQGLLSSALDLVLLGVVPVIALAIAADAFFKLLVSMLGARFQ; from the coding sequence ATGTATATCAAAAACCGGGTTTTGTTGGTGTTGTGGATTGCCGGTGCGCTGGCGGCATGGGGTTTACCGTTTTTGACTCATGCCCCCAACCGTCTGGTCACCGGTACGGGTATTTCGCTGTGGGCGGTGATTAACAGCTGGCGCGCTATGCTTTGGCTGCCCGCGTTGGCACTGGCAGCTGCCGTGTTCGCCAAACCCGGTCGGCTACTGGATTGGCTGGTCGTGCTCGCCGCAACTCTGCTTATCGCTGGGCTGGTCGGCATTGCCGGTGCTGAAGCCACGCGGCTGGCGACGACCGATTCCGCCTATAGCCGCACTTCCTTCGGTGGCAGCTTCTGGCTATTGGTCATGCTGGCATGGTTAGCCGCTGCAGACGCGCTGGGACATCTCAAACTCCGGCCAGCGAGGGCTATAGTGGCGGGCCTGCTGGTGCTTGCACCGCTGTTGGTGCTGCTCCTGAGCGGCAAGCTGGATGATCTGTCTGTGCTGAAGGAATACACCAATCGGCAAGACGTGTTTAACGATGCGTTGCTGCGACATCTGGAGATTGTTGCTGCCACACTGGTGCCCACGCTGCTTATCAGCATTCCACTTGGCGTAGCGGCATTTCGGCGCGACCGGCTGCGTGCGCCGCTTTTTGCCGTTCTTAATGTCATCCAGACCATCCCGTCGATTGCCTTGTTCGGATTGTTGATTGCGCCATTGGCCGCCCTGGCTGCGCATGTGCCGGTATTGGCGAGCGTGGGCATCAGTGGCATCGGCATGACACCGGCGGTGATCGCGCTGACGCTGTATTCGCTGTTACCGATGGTGCGCAGTACCTCGGCGGGTTTGGCCCAAGTGCCTGCGGCAGTCATCGAAGCCGCCAAAGGCATGGGCTTGTCGCGGCGGCAGGTGTTCTGGCAAGTAGAAGTGCCATTGGCACTGCCAGTACTGCTGTCGGGCTTGCGTATCACTACAGTGCAGGCGATCGGGCTGACTACCGTGGCGGCCTTGATTGGCGCGGGCGGCTTTGGCGCCATCATGTTCCAAGGCTTGCTCAGCAGCGCGCTGGATCTGGTCTTGCTGGGCGTGGTGCCGGTCATCGCGCTGGCCATTGCCGCCGATGCCTTCTTCAAACTACTGGTATCCATGCTCGGAGCGCGGTTTCAATGA
- a CDS encoding fatty acid desaturase has product MPSTARSGSFPSLSKRAIEWPTWLLIAAIYGSWFGLIAQQRALNPLLVNVALTLVVAWFMSLQHELLHGHPTRSQRFNRWLGLAPLAVWYPYDIYRQTHLAHHQETHLTYPGIDPESNYLAPAEFDHLPRWLQPPQTALRTAPGRVLLGPAFAVIGTWREVYRQIKQRDYTHLRIWLAHIGMLVVMLWALDYWFGFSPIRYLLAVAYPALGLAMLRSFYEHRPAAIPAHRVVINEAGWFWRLLYLNNNFHLVHHEAPQLAWYRIPAAYRADRAGFLARNGGFLLPGYGYLLWHFAFKAVDAPTYPALRVSI; this is encoded by the coding sequence ATGCCCTCTACCGCCCGATCCGGCTCGTTCCCAAGCCTCAGCAAACGTGCCATCGAGTGGCCCACATGGCTATTGATCGCCGCCATCTACGGCAGCTGGTTTGGTCTGATCGCGCAGCAGCGGGCACTCAACCCGCTGCTGGTCAATGTTGCGCTCACGCTGGTGGTGGCCTGGTTTATGAGCCTGCAGCATGAATTGCTGCACGGACACCCTACTCGCTCGCAACGGTTCAATCGCTGGCTGGGTTTGGCGCCGCTGGCGGTGTGGTATCCGTATGATATTTACCGGCAAACCCATCTGGCGCATCACCAGGAAACACATCTCACCTATCCAGGCATTGACCCGGAAAGCAATTACCTGGCACCGGCGGAGTTTGATCATCTGCCACGTTGGCTGCAGCCACCGCAAACCGCGCTGCGCACCGCACCCGGACGCGTATTGCTGGGGCCAGCTTTTGCCGTTATCGGCACCTGGCGTGAGGTATATCGCCAAATAAAGCAACGTGACTACACGCATTTGCGCATCTGGCTGGCACACATCGGGATGCTGGTGGTGATGTTATGGGCGCTGGATTACTGGTTTGGTTTTTCACCGATACGTTATCTGCTGGCTGTGGCTTATCCGGCATTGGGATTGGCCATGTTGCGTTCATTTTATGAACATCGTCCGGCAGCGATACCGGCCCATCGGGTGGTGATTAACGAGGCGGGCTGGTTCTGGCGACTGTTGTATCTGAATAACAATTTCCATCTGGTGCATCACGAAGCGCCACAGCTGGCGTGGTATCGGATTCCTGCGGCGTATCGGGCTGACCGGGCCGGTTTTCTGGCGCGCAATGGCGGTTTTTTGCTGCCGGGCTATGGCTATTTGCTGTGGCACTTTGCTTTCAAAGCGGTGGACGCGCCGACCTATCCCGCGCTCAGAGTCAGCATCTAG
- a CDS encoding tetratricopeptide repeat protein, translated as MTTTQDTQAELFNSAVNLLTSGNPVEAESAIASFRNLSDQGHARASFNVAVAYLKGYGVERDPAQAAHFMLQAARQGYTRSYEPLAYMIASGELPESHVLIPEGRRFLAHVWHFRARCRRPHSPRLMKHSLPSSPIYLALGPVGYR; from the coding sequence ATGACCACAACACAAGATACCCAAGCCGAACTTTTCAACTCAGCAGTCAATCTGTTGACCAGTGGCAATCCTGTTGAGGCTGAATCAGCCATTGCCAGCTTTCGCAATCTCTCCGACCAAGGCCACGCCCGGGCCAGTTTCAATGTGGCGGTGGCCTATCTAAAAGGGTACGGAGTCGAGCGAGACCCGGCGCAGGCGGCTCATTTTATGCTGCAGGCAGCACGTCAGGGTTACACGCGTTCTTATGAACCGCTGGCCTACATGATTGCCAGTGGGGAGTTGCCCGAAAGCCATGTATTGATCCCGGAAGGAAGGCGCTTTCTCGCGCACGTGTGGCATTTTCGGGCTCGTTGCCGTCGTCCGCATTCTCCCCGTCTTATGAAGCATTCTTTGCCCAGTTCCCCGATCTATCTCGCCCTCGGCCCTGTTGGCTATCGCTGA
- a CDS encoding ABC transporter substrate-binding protein, whose protein sequence is MIKKILLALAATISVAVHADINIGESVPTSGLAGDTGKALALGASIYFSRINAQGGINGEPINLITRDDGYDATRTLANTRDLIDKENAVALIGYYGTTSLQELIKSKMLDTAGIPLVGAYTGADSVRTPGSAYFFQTRAGYTQEVEKIVALLNEHLGVSRIAVLAQKDGFGEAGYAAVKNELAKRKLTLAGEGWYDKTTGDTNAAAQALAKANPEAIIMVAISKPASTFAKQFKALGGTSQLYGLSAIQFDNVTRQAGLGVAHGIGLSQVFPAPTNAQLKLVREFQTDAEPFLKSGDYPSYALLEGYISARLLTEALKRAGKNPTRASVYEALSNMHHYDLGGFVVDFSDKKRLGSNFVELTMISATGVLTR, encoded by the coding sequence ATGATTAAAAAGATCCTGTTGGCGCTTGCAGCGACGATATCCGTGGCCGTGCATGCGGATATCAATATTGGTGAATCAGTCCCCACCTCCGGGCTGGCTGGCGACACCGGCAAAGCGCTGGCCTTGGGCGCATCGATTTATTTCAGCCGCATCAATGCGCAAGGTGGCATTAACGGCGAGCCCATCAATCTGATTACCCGCGATGACGGTTACGACGCCACCCGCACGCTGGCCAATACCCGCGATCTGATCGACAAGGAAAACGCCGTTGCACTGATTGGCTATTACGGCACCACATCATTGCAAGAGTTGATCAAATCAAAAATGCTCGATACCGCAGGCATACCGCTAGTAGGCGCATACACCGGCGCAGATAGCGTGCGCACGCCCGGCAGCGCATATTTTTTTCAGACTCGCGCCGGATACACGCAGGAAGTGGAAAAGATCGTCGCGCTGTTGAACGAGCATCTGGGCGTTAGCCGGATTGCCGTTCTGGCACAAAAAGATGGCTTTGGTGAGGCTGGCTATGCTGCGGTGAAGAACGAGTTGGCCAAACGCAAGCTGACGCTGGCGGGCGAAGGCTGGTATGACAAAACCACCGGCGACACCAATGCGGCGGCCCAAGCGCTGGCCAAAGCCAATCCGGAAGCGATCATCATGGTCGCCATCTCCAAACCGGCCAGCACCTTTGCCAAGCAGTTCAAAGCCTTGGGTGGCACATCCCAGCTTTACGGTTTGTCGGCAATCCAGTTTGACAACGTCACTCGCCAGGCCGGTTTGGGCGTAGCGCATGGCATCGGTTTATCGCAGGTTTTCCCGGCCCCGACTAACGCCCAACTCAAGTTGGTGCGCGAGTTTCAGACCGACGCCGAGCCGTTTCTGAAGTCGGGCGACTACCCGAGTTACGCTTTGCTGGAGGGATATATCTCTGCCCGCCTGCTGACCGAAGCGCTGAAACGCGCGGGCAAGAATCCGACCCGGGCCAGCGTTTATGAGGCACTGAGCAATATGCATCATTATGATCTGGGTGGTTTTGTGGTTGATTTCAGCGACAAGAAACGCTTGGGTTCCAATTTTGTGGAACTCACCATGATCTCGGCCACGGGCGTGCTGACGCGTTGA
- a CDS encoding AMP nucleosidase, with product MNNRSLPYLPKFIAPTRYTDAVTALAQARLIYENSVNHLRDAMQRFVGGETLPGHVRACYPFVRIQTDTVSRSNTADSAHLSFGFVAGPGHFETTLTRPDLYDEYYLEQFNLLLRNHDCELEIGTSSQPIPVHFSFAEHDYIEGTLSPERRQLMRDVFDLPDLSAMDDGIANGTYEPKPGEPQPLSLFTAPRIDYSLHRLRHYTGTVPEHFQNFVLFTNYQFYIDEFVRLGLESMSDPNSEYIAFVEPGNVITRRVGLDPQDIDALGKAPPRLPQMPAYHLIRADRSGISMVNIGVGPANAKTITDHIAVLRPHAWIMLGHCAGLRNSQQLGDYVLAHGYVREDHVLDEDLPLWVPIPALAEIQLALEAAVSDVTRLKGPELKHIMRTGTVASTDNRNWELLPDNRPQRRFSQSRAVALDMESATIAANGFRFRVPYGTLLCVSDKPLHGEIKLPGMANHFYRERVDQHLRIGMRAMELLREQGVDQLHSRKLRSFAEVAFQ from the coding sequence ATGAATAATCGATCCCTGCCTTATCTCCCCAAATTTATCGCACCAACGCGCTACACCGATGCGGTTACCGCATTGGCCCAAGCCAGGTTGATTTACGAGAACAGTGTTAACCATCTGCGTGATGCGATGCAGCGCTTTGTGGGCGGTGAAACCTTGCCTGGGCATGTGCGTGCCTGCTACCCGTTTGTGCGAATCCAGACTGACACGGTCAGTCGCTCCAATACGGCGGATAGTGCGCATTTGAGTTTTGGTTTTGTCGCTGGGCCTGGTCACTTCGAGACAACACTGACCCGCCCCGATTTGTATGATGAATACTATCTGGAGCAATTTAATTTGCTCCTGCGTAACCACGATTGCGAGCTGGAGATCGGGACCAGTTCCCAACCGATTCCGGTGCATTTCTCATTTGCTGAACACGATTACATCGAGGGCACACTCAGCCCGGAACGCCGCCAGCTGATGCGTGATGTATTCGATTTGCCTGATTTGTCGGCCATGGATGACGGCATCGCCAACGGCACCTACGAGCCCAAACCTGGCGAACCACAACCGCTGTCGTTGTTTACCGCGCCACGCATTGATTATTCATTGCATCGCTTGCGCCATTACACCGGAACGGTGCCGGAGCATTTTCAGAATTTCGTGCTGTTCACTAATTATCAGTTCTATATCGACGAATTTGTGCGATTAGGGCTGGAGAGCATGAGCGACCCGAACAGCGAATACATCGCTTTTGTCGAGCCGGGCAACGTCATTACCCGCCGCGTCGGGCTGGATCCGCAAGACATCGACGCCTTGGGCAAGGCGCCGCCGCGCTTGCCGCAAATGCCGGCTTATCATCTGATTCGGGCAGATCGCAGCGGCATCAGCATGGTCAACATCGGCGTAGGCCCGGCTAATGCCAAAACCATTACCGACCATATCGCCGTGTTGCGCCCGCATGCCTGGATCATGTTGGGCCACTGCGCGGGCTTGCGAAATTCGCAGCAGTTGGGTGATTACGTGCTGGCTCATGGCTACGTGCGTGAGGATCACGTCCTGGATGAAGACCTGCCATTATGGGTGCCTATCCCGGCACTGGCAGAGATCCAACTCGCGCTCGAAGCTGCGGTGTCGGACGTTACACGCCTGAAAGGCCCGGAGCTGAAGCACATCATGCGTACCGGCACGGTGGCGAGTACCGACAACCGTAATTGGGAGTTATTGCCGGACAATCGTCCGCAGCGTCGTTTCAGCCAAAGCCGCGCCGTCGCGCTGGATATGGAAAGCGCCACCATCGCCGCCAATGGTTTCCGTTTTCGGGTGCCTTATGGCACTTTGCTGTGCGTGAGTGACAAGCCGCTGCATGGCGAGATCAAATTGCCGGGCATGGCGAATCATTTCTATCGGGAACGGGTTGATCAGCATCTGCGCATTGGCATGCGTGCGATGGAGCTATTGCGCGAGCAAGGTGTTGATCAATTGCACAGTCGCAAATTGCGCAGTTTTGCCGAAGTAGCCTTTCAGTAA
- a CDS encoding phosphate/phosphite/phosphonate ABC transporter substrate-binding protein, with protein sequence MIAALPMYSTPANDALPRLWHGLAGHLRAHGVAGVPDALTHPINLHSHWRDPDLLLSQTCGYPLMTSLAGKVQLVGVFCYDAPGCEGAYYRSLLIVRADDTGHTLADFRGRIAAYNALESQSGYNSLRALIAPLAEDGRFFAQAIASGSHAASIELVRAGQADIAAIDCVSLALRREADPAALHGIRILGQTAAAPGLPLITSASTPAHQLQLLRQGLAAAIADPHMAAAWAAFGITGFEVLPLAAYAVILQMQQQAFDAGYSQL encoded by the coding sequence ATGATCGCGGCGTTGCCCATGTACAGCACGCCTGCCAACGATGCTCTCCCCCGTTTGTGGCACGGTCTGGCTGGCCATTTACGTGCGCACGGTGTTGCTGGCGTGCCAGATGCCCTGACTCACCCAATCAATCTGCACAGCCATTGGCGCGACCCGGATTTATTACTTAGCCAGACCTGCGGTTATCCGCTGATGACTTCGCTGGCTGGCAAAGTGCAACTGGTTGGCGTCTTCTGTTACGACGCTCCCGGCTGCGAAGGTGCGTATTACCGCAGTCTGCTGATCGTCCGTGCTGATGACACTGGTCATACGCTGGCCGACTTCCGAGGTCGCATAGCGGCATACAACGCGCTGGAGTCGCAATCGGGCTACAACAGTTTGCGAGCGCTGATTGCCCCACTGGCTGAGGATGGGCGCTTTTTTGCGCAGGCTATTGCTTCGGGTTCCCATGCGGCATCAATTGAACTGGTTCGCGCCGGGCAGGCCGATATTGCCGCGATTGATTGTGTCAGTCTGGCGTTGCGCCGCGAAGCTGATCCCGCAGCACTGCATGGCATCCGGATATTGGGGCAGACAGCAGCCGCGCCCGGCTTGCCGCTGATAACTTCGGCCAGCACTCCTGCGCATCAACTGCAATTGCTGCGGCAAGGCTTGGCGGCAGCGATTGCCGATCCACACATGGCTGCCGCTTGGGCTGCTTTCGGGATTACCGGCTTTGAGGTTCTACCACTGGCTGCGTATGCAGTGATTCTGCAGATGCAGCAGCAGGCATTTGATGCGGGGTATTCGCAGCTATAA
- a CDS encoding ABC transporter ATP-binding protein, with product MIEFQQVSKTFDNWKAVDDLNLRLNAGDFTVLIGPSGSGKSTTLKMINRLVEHDSGRILFAGKEIRSFKEEDIRRRMGYAIQSIGLFPHWTVEQNIATVPALLKWPKARVVERVTELLTLLNLEPARYRQRYPHQLSGGQQQRVGVARALAADPEVLLMDEPFGALDPVTRSALQAEIARIHKASGKTIVLVTHDIDEALLLADRIVLLDKGRIAQVGTPFEILAHPASDFVTEFVGRSEVGIKLLGLDTVGARVRKGQSATGEPLPISATLREALSAFVARRASSLPVVDAQGQPVGALHFADLLDEQA from the coding sequence ATGATCGAATTTCAACAAGTCAGCAAGACCTTTGATAACTGGAAAGCCGTTGATGACCTGAATTTGCGGCTGAACGCGGGTGACTTCACGGTGCTGATCGGGCCATCCGGTTCGGGCAAATCCACCACGTTGAAAATGATTAACCGCCTGGTGGAACATGACAGCGGGCGCATTCTGTTCGCGGGCAAGGAAATCCGCAGTTTCAAAGAAGAAGACATCCGCCGCCGTATGGGTTACGCCATTCAGTCGATTGGTTTGTTTCCGCACTGGACCGTGGAACAAAACATTGCCACCGTCCCGGCCCTGCTCAAGTGGCCCAAAGCGCGAGTGGTCGAGCGTGTTACCGAACTGCTTACCTTGTTGAATCTGGAACCGGCACGCTATCGCCAGCGTTATCCGCATCAACTCTCCGGCGGGCAACAACAGCGCGTGGGCGTAGCCCGTGCCTTGGCGGCAGACCCTGAAGTCTTGCTGATGGACGAACCCTTTGGCGCGCTTGATCCGGTCACCCGCAGCGCATTGCAGGCAGAGATTGCCCGCATCCACAAAGCCTCTGGCAAGACCATTGTGCTGGTCACTCACGATATCGATGAAGCGCTTTTGCTGGCTGACCGTATTGTGCTGCTGGATAAAGGCCGCATTGCCCAAGTTGGCACGCCGTTTGAGATTCTGGCGCATCCGGCCAGCGATTTCGTCACCGAATTCGTCGGGCGCAGCGAAGTCGGCATCAAACTGTTGGGGCTGGATACTGTCGGCGCACGCGTACGCAAAGGCCAGTCCGCAACAGGCGAGCCGCTACCGATCAGCGCCACTTTGCGCGAAGCACTGTCCGCATTTGTCGCGCGGCGGGCCAGCAGTTTGCCGGTAGTGGATGCACAGGGCCAGCCAGTTGGGGCATTGCACTTTGCCGATTTGCTGGATGAACAGGCATGA
- a CDS encoding MarR family winged helix-turn-helix transcriptional regulator → MSISNINLFSYSFLYFFLPLKRSGALTQAEPARIAQVEQPCIAQLLGRMERDGLVERVPDPPDGRSRLISLTERASQQLPQSRAVMDDACEQALSGFSEPEREQLLGFLQRIFANLDGVPGN, encoded by the coding sequence ATTTCAATTAGTAATATAAATTTATTTTCATATTCCTTTCTTTATTTTTTCCTCCCGCTCAAACGATCAGGCGCATTGACGCAGGCCGAGCCGGCGCGAATTGCTCAGGTAGAGCAACCCTGCATAGCGCAATTGTTGGGGCGGATGGAGCGCGATGGTCTGGTCGAACGCGTGCCGGACCCGCCCGATGGGCGCAGTCGGTTAATCTCGCTGACTGAGCGTGCCTCGCAGCAATTGCCGCAAAGCAGGGCGGTCATGGACGATGCCTGTGAACAGGCGCTGTCTGGTTTTAGCGAGCCGGAAAGAGAGCAGTTACTGGGGTTTTTGCAAAGAATATTCGCCAACCTGGATGGCGTGCCAGGCAACTGA